From the Plasmodium malariae genome assembly, chromosome: 2 genome, one window contains:
- the PmUG01_02017800 gene encoding DNA binding protein, putative — protein MRSSFKSLFMTCSGDLLQGHQVPSLNQLNYSGIIIYVNEENITKYEKNILKYFKTDIIGFDTEYVIDVSKKLSNNFQRGKHFLLNNNLRNSKGILGGTKVLLSSDNILNKRTKERTSNSFFENYREKSLNDRRSSISSVLSDILGQKTNVKGGRSGKRCSGDGGNGRGSIKNDSKIAAAPSAGAEGKRLCLIQLSSKDVCFVFNINKLNGRIPTSVKDILENNKIIKVCHDIKNDKDMFLSCNIEIKNVFDLYNYSIENFIYPPSLQSLVKIYLKKYLNKYFRLSNWLSGHLKEEQILYAAIDAYASREIYLILKGKNKIAKSNFFNLSLVNDVPSEKRDETFVQEQGREQEKYSALEKCKGKGINPCSKQNQLYYAHQKCQNTTSVAGMPSVPNAGLSKDCINTHAERKRQNKISNPNESNNKLNNNTYEKGEKKEAHKRYEYVERNKLYIINNLKNQINAKCSQMGNISFLEEMCFSNSTYKKRLLIKHMEKDDCLIKLYSFSYEDEIACCREILRSIESGILYW, from the coding sequence ATGCGAAGCAGCTTTAAAAGCTTGTTTATGACTTGTTCAGGAGATTTACTACAAGGACATCAAGTCCCTTCCTTGAATCAGTTAAATTACTCAggcattattatttatgtcaATGAAGAGAATATTACCAAGtatgaaaagaatattttaaaatatttcaaaactGATATCATTGGGTTTGATACGGAATACGTCATTGATGTGAGTAAAAAACTTTCGAACAATTTTCAAAGGGGAAAACACTTTTtgctaaataataatttacgTAATAGTAAGGGAATTCTAGGTGGTACAAAGGTACTACTTAGTagtgataatatattaaataaaagaacaaaagaGCGAACAagtaattcattttttgaaaattataggGAAAAAAGTTTGAATGATAGAAGATCTAGTATATCCTCCGTGCTGAGTGATATCTTGGGACAAAAAACGAACGTTAAGGGGGGTAGAAGCGGCAAAAGGTGTAGCGGTGATGGTGGTAATGGCAGAGGcagtattaaaaatgatagtAAGATCGCTGCAGCACCAAGTGCGGGCGCAGAGGGTAAAAGGCTATGCCTAATTCAACTAAGCTCGAAGGATGTGTGctttgtttttaatattaataagttAAACGGAAGAATACCGACATCCGTTAAAGATATTTTGGAAaacaacaaaattataaaggTATGTCATGATATTAAAAACGATAAAGATATGTTTCTATCGTGCaatattgaaataaaaaatgtgttcGATTTATATAACTATTCTATAGAGAATTTTATATACCCCCCATCTTTGCAATctttagtaaaaatatacttaaaaaaatacctgAACAAATATTTCAGATTGTCCAATTGGTTAAGTGGTCATCTAAAGGAAGAACAAATACTCTATGCTGCCATTGATGCATATGCTTCTagagaaatatatttgattttaaaagggaaaaataaaattgccAAGTccaattttttcaatttaagTCTAGTAAATGATGTACCATCAGAGAAAAGGGACGAAACATTCGTTCAGGAACAGGGAAGGgaacaagaaaaatattctgCCTTAGAAAAGTGCAAAGGAAAAGGAATAAACCCGTGTTCGAAGCAAAACCAACTATATTATGCTCATCAGAAATGTCAAAATACCACAAGCGTGGCAGGTATGCCAAGTGTACCTAATGCAGGATTATCTAAGGACTGTATTAATACACATGCTGAAAGAAAAagacaaaacaaaatttcaAACCCAAATGAAAGTAATAACAAgctaaataataatacctatgaaaaaggggaaaaaaaagaggcaCATAAACGTTATGAATATGTAGAAAGGAATAAACtatacataattaataatttaaaaaatcaaataaatgCTAAATGTTCTCAAATGGgcaatatatcttttttggAAGAAATGTGTTTTTCAAACAGCACATATAAAAAGCgtcttttaataaaacacATGGAAAAGGATGATTGTTTAATAAAACTCTACTCCTTCAGTTATGAAGACGAAATCGCATGCTGCAGGGAAATTCTGAGATCCATTGAAAGCGGCATATTGTACTGGTAG